GTGCAGCTCGGCCGAAACTCCGGCACGAACCTCGGAAGCCCATGCCGCCGCGGTCAGCAGCAGCGCCAAGAGTGCTTGCAATAAACGCATACCTCTCCCCGGGTCTCAGAGGACCACCGTAAGATTATAGTCTGCGGGTGTCAGTCCCGTCCCTTGAGCTTTACCCTAGGCCGGAGGCAGCTTTTCTCGCATATGGCCGCTGCAGCAGCGGGTCACGCGACGGCTGGAGCCGCCTCCCGCCGAAGTGCACGCCTTGCAGGATCGGGCCAGCGGATGGGCACCGGCCACCAGGAAGCACGCGGTACCATCCGAATTCCTCAAGCGGGCTGTTTTGAACCTTATATTCTGTTGTAACACAACACAAGGTTCGAGAACGGGAAGGAGCATATGAGCCAGAGCGCCGTGAAGCGTCTTTACCTGATGCAGGTCGGGTCCATGCCACAATACCAAATTCCGATTGTTTGCTACCTGCTGCAGACCGAGGACGGCAAAAACATCCTGATTGACAGCGGCCTCCCGGAGATCATCCCCGAAGAAGCATCGGACTTTCAGAACGGCCAGGATGTGATCGAGCAGTTGGCAAGCATCGGCTTGAAACCGGACGACATTCACATCGTCATTTCGACGCATTACGATCTCGACCATGCCGGAAGACACGCGGCCTTCACGAAGGCGCACTATGTCGTCCAGAGGGCGCACCATGCGGTTGCGGCGAGCAACCCACGTTTTGCGGCCACCCGACCCCAATGGGATCAGCCGATGGAGCGCATCCGGCTGGTGGACGGGGACACGGAACTGCTGCCGGGGCTGGAGCTGATCGAGACGAGCGGGCATGTGCCGGGACATCAGTCGGTGCTGGTGCGGCTGCCCCAAACGGGGACGATTTTATTGCCGATTGACGCGGTACCCTTCGGCGAGGGCTTTACCCGTGACGCGCAGGACGACGGGAGCCCCGACGCCGCAGCGATTCGCGCCAGCACCGTGAAGCTGCTTGACCTGGCGGAACGGGAGCAGATCGGGTGGGTCATCTTCGGGCACGACGAGGCCCAGTGGGCAGGGCTGAACAAGCTGCCCGAGTATTACGAGTGAGGCTATAAACCCCCAACCCCTTTCCCACCAGGACTACCGCCTGCAGGCGTCATGGGCTGAAGGGGCAGGTTCTGCCCAACGCGGCGACGGACACCACCCTGCGCGCCGCTTCCCCGTCCGGCTCCGCGCATGACCCGACGCTCTTTCGTCGCTCACACGTCATTCGACCCTCGAGATGCTGCATGAGCGCAAGGAAGGGGGTTGGCACGCCTGGCGTCGCTCTGCGCTGCGCTCGCACCGGATTGCGGCCCTCTCCCGCCCGGCCCGACCCGACGTTCGCATGACCCAAGCGCGCCCTAGCGCAGCCGCACCACCAGCGCCTCGTGCGGCGCCAACTCCAGCGCCTCGAGGGGCACCTCGCCCTCCCGTCGCACGCTGGAGAGCAGCACGCTCCCGGCCGCGCCCAGGCCCGGCAGGTGCAGCGTGCGCGCCGCGCCCCCGAA
This window of the Deinobacterium chartae genome carries:
- a CDS encoding N-acyl homoserine lactonase family protein, which encodes MSQSAVKRLYLMQVGSMPQYQIPIVCYLLQTEDGKNILIDSGLPEIIPEEASDFQNGQDVIEQLASIGLKPDDIHIVISTHYDLDHAGRHAAFTKAHYVVQRAHHAVAASNPRFAATRPQWDQPMERIRLVDGDTELLPGLELIETSGHVPGHQSVLVRLPQTGTILLPIDAVPFGEGFTRDAQDDGSPDAAAIRASTVKLLDLAEREQIGWVIFGHDEAQWAGLNKLPEYYE